DNA from Spirochaetota bacterium:
CGCATGCTCATCGGGAGTGGGCTTTATGTACTGAATGTTATTCTCAAGCCTGCGTGCAACGCCTTTTACCGGTGTAATGCGCAGATCATCATATACCGGCCACACCATCACCGTGCGTGCAGGCTTAGTGTGAGTTTGCGGTAACGTTATAATTGATAAACCATCAGAGATCCTCATGTAGCCATTATCGGCCAAAATAATGAAAATGTTGAGTTAATAAAACAATTTATTTCATTTTTATAACCCCATAATCCCTTCCTGCGTTCCACCATAAATAACCTTCCACCCCTGCATCCACGCATGCCTGTATCTGCTTTTGTATGTACACATACCCCCATCTTGGCGAAAGCATATCAAACGCTTGCAAATATGGGCGCACGATAGCCTGTGAGTTCATAGTTGCCCTACGCACACTTTCAAAAACTATTGCATAATATCCGTGTGCATCAACTATCCCACCAAAAAATTTCCTGCCATAGTGCGAAGGGTACACCATGGGACACACCACATCCACAACCGATGTCATGGCTTCAATATCCTGACCCAACCACTGCCCAAACTCATACCACACGGTAAAACCATACACATCCACACTTACGGGAATCCTCAGCATCTCTTTTGCTCTGCTACAAAATGCAGCAATAGCCTCATACTTATAAATGCCATTATCAGGCTTGTAAGAAAACATACAGCGGTGTACCGGCCCATCAGTAGGGAAGCGGATATAATCAAACTGAACCTCATCAAAGCCAGCAGCTTGTGCTTGCTTGGCAATAGAAATATTATACTGGTGCACAAACTCTGCATACTGGTCAACCCAGTATTCCTTTGGATTTCCGCGCCATGGTGCCTTTGTTGCGCTGTCCTTTATTGCATATTTGTTATTAAAGGCTTTGAATAATTTTTCATCCTTGAATACTACCATACGTGCTATAGCTTTAATATTGTGTGCATGCAGATACCTGCACACCTCCTCTGCGGGCAGTCCCTTTCGTAGGGCACCAATAGAGGCAGCCGTTTCATCATTGACATATACATACCCATAGTCATCCTTTATATCAATCACCAGTGCATTGTATTGTGTTTTCTTTGCAAATGCCACTAGCTCTTTTATATCCTTCCATGATGATGGTGCACCTGCGTACAATCCGCGTATGCTGTCTTTTTTTTGCACAAATTTTTTTACAAATATGGTATCAGTACCACTAGTAAGCAGCGCACACGTACCATCTATTGGCGATAGCTCATAGTATTGCCTATTTTGCCCTGCAAGTGTCACCACTACATTATTGTCCACCACAGACACCGTGCCACCGGCAATGGCTCCACCACGCAGATGTGTCAATTGCCCACTATAGTGCTGTGTCCAAGTTTTGTTGTTATAGCTATACACCTGGTTTGTGTAAGCGGTAATACAAAACTCTGGAGTTATCCTGTAGACTTCCTCAATAAAGGCAACATTGTCAGAATATTTTCGGCTAGGAAGCCCATTGCTGATATTCACAAAACGATTTCCATTATATTGATATACACCATTCCATGAAGTGCCTACAAGCAGGTTCTTGCCTTTTGCATATAATGCTGTGATACACGCATTAGCAGGAAGCCCTGAAAGCGCAATGGCATTCCAGCTTCTTCCTCCATCGCAGGAACAGTAGAGGGTATATTTTGTAGCTACATACAATGTTGCAGGGTCCGCACTATCAACGCAAAATGCTGATATGCTGCGGTAGTATGGTAAAAGCCCGTTCAATGACCGCATGCGAGCATCCTGTGGGGTAATGTTATTAAAGGAGCTATCGCCACTACTTAGTTTAAATAGTCCATGCTTTTGAGTAGTGATATACAGAGTAGCTCCATGAAGCTGTATATCTTTTATAATTATATTTTTTGGCAGGCCATGATGATAGGGCTTCCCTTTATAATACACAGTGCCATCTTGGGCCTGATACACAAGCGGTTGCCATGCATAGGTATACGTTGTAACAAGTATGAAAACACTAAGCGCCAAATTTTTCATAAAACATGCTTTCATTCATTATGATGTAGGTGTAGCCCTGTTCCGTTAAGAAAAGCTGTCGATTGTGTGCAAAATTTTCTTCAACGGTGTGAGCAGTGATAAGCGAATAAAAATATGCAGTGTTATCGCCTGGTTTTGGACGAAGTATGCGCCCTAAGCGCTGTGCCTCCTCCTGGCGAGAGCCAAATGTCCCCGATACCTGAATGGCAACATTAGCATCAGGCAGGTCAATTGAAAAGTTTGCTACCTTTGACACAACAAGTCGCGTGATACGACCTTCTTTAAATTGACGATACAACTCTTCACGCTCTTTTACCGGTGTACTTCCAGTAATGATAGGATAGCCAAACTTTTGCTGTATTTTTTGTAGCTGGTCAATATATTGTCCTATAATAAGCACTCGGTCAGCAGGGTGCGCTTTCAGTAACTGTTCCACATAATGCATCTTCTTTTCATTTTCCGAGGCAATTCTAAATTTTTGCCTATCAGTTGCAACAGTGTATTGATACCGTAGGCTTTCGGGTAACTCTATGCGCACCTCAGTACAAATAGCTCGGGCAATCCAGTTACATTCCTCTAACATCTTCCAGGGCATATCAAACTTTTTTGGCCCAATGAGGCTAAAAACATCGGTTTCAAGGCCATCCTCACGCACCAGTGTAGCAGTAAGCCCTAACCTACGCTTTGACTGAATCTCTGCAGTCATTCTGAACACTGGCGCTGGCAACAGGTGCACCTCATCGTAAATAATCAATCCCCAGTTGTTGTGCGTAAAAAGACCAAAGTGCTTGAACTCATCCTCTTTTTTTCGCCTATAAGTTAAAATATTATATGTGGCGATAGTAACTGGTTTAATGTCCTTAATGTCGCCAGAATACTCACCAATCATGTCTGTGGTGAGTGTTGTTTTGTCTAAAAGCTCATCGATCCATTGACGCAGTGCAACCGTGTTGGTGACACATATTAATGTTTTTGTTTGATATAGATGCATAATCCCAATACCCACAATGGTCTTACCAGCACCGCAGGGTAATACCACAACCCCACTTCCACCTTCCACACTGCCTGATCGATAGAAGCTTTTAATAGCATCGTTTTGATAATCGCGAATCACAAATCGTGTGCCACTTTTGGTAATATCTCTCAACTCAAACGGGCATGGATCGCCATCAACATAGCCGGCTTTATCCTCTACGGGAAAGCCAATCTTTATCAGCGCCTGTTTTATATGCCCACGGCTGTTGGGCTTCACAATGATTTCGTACTCTGAAACCTGCCCATCAATAAATTTCTGAATCTGCTTGTGAGTAACTATCTCCCGTATAATATGTGCATCATCAGATTGCAGAATAAGGTTGTCATTCTTTTTTACCAGAGTAAGGAGCCCATAGCGGTCCATCTGTTCTTTGATGGTAGTGATAACTATAGACGGCACCGCATAGCGGGAATACTTTTCTATTCGCTCAAGGATCTCTTTTGTACATAATCCTGCTGACGCTGCGTTCCATAACGATAACGGTGTTATACGATATGTGTGGATGTGCTCAGGACTTTTTTCAAGCTCTGCAAAAGGCAGGATTGCATCCCTCACCTCTTCATACAATGGATTATCTACTTCAAGAAGCAGAGTGTTGTCACTCTGAACGATAAGTGGTTTTGTCATTGTTTACATTTGAGTTTGTAATATTTTACCAAGCAGTGTTAATTCTTTTTTAATCCTGCGTTTTAATATAGCTCGTATAAGCGGTGTAACAATAAAATATCGTAACGGCAGCTTAATGGTACACTCAACAGTTACTGTTGATGATATTCCATCATCCGCAATCCCATATTTGTATTCATAGTGTTTGAGTGCACCTTTTAGCATCTTGAGCTCACAATACTTATAGGGCACAGCAGTATATTTTAGCCGTAAGGGGAAATGTTTAAGGATAAAACGCACATCCACATCAATAAGCTGCAAGCCTTCCTCATCACGTGCTATGCGATAGCTCTGCACATCAGTCTTAATCCGTGCAAGCTTATTAATATGATTTATGGCAGAAAAAACATCCCCTGCTTTATTGGGATATGAGTGTGATTCTACTACTTTTACCATAAAACGTATTCTGTAACCTTAAAAAATGCAAAGAGTATTGTGGATAGTAGCAAAATATTTGTCAAATATTTAATTATTTTACAATGACCTCTCAAGGGAACCCCAGCCCCCTACAGAAAACTCATTGAGGTTTGCATAAGCGCTATAAGTATTGTTGCGCTATCTGTGTATATTTTTTTATTTTTCTAATTGAGGGTCACTGAGGCTCTCGAAGTGACCCCTTATATTGGATTGTATATTTTCAAATTTTATACTGCTTTTATTTTACTTTTTCTTTTGTAGCCAGTATTTCTAAAACCTTCTTTTCATCATACTTCACAAAAAGAATTAAACCGGCTACACAGAAAAAGAAAGCAACGATACATGTGATGCGCAC
Protein-coding regions in this window:
- a CDS encoding putative glycoside hydrolase, with the translated sequence MKNLALSVFILVTTYTYAWQPLVYQAQDGTVYYKGKPYHHGLPKNIIIKDIQLHGATLYITTQKHGLFKLSSGDSSFNNITPQDARMRSLNGLLPYYRSISAFCVDSADPATLYVATKYTLYCSCDGGRSWNAIALSGLPANACITALYAKGKNLLVGTSWNGVYQYNGNRFVNISNGLPSRKYSDNVAFIEEVYRITPEFCITAYTNQVYSYNNKTWTQHYSGQLTHLRGGAIAGGTVSVVDNNVVVTLAGQNRQYYELSPIDGTCALLTSGTDTIFVKKFVQKKDSIRGLYAGAPSSWKDIKELVAFAKKTQYNALVIDIKDDYGYVYVNDETAASIGALRKGLPAEEVCRYLHAHNIKAIARMVVFKDEKLFKAFNNKYAIKDSATKAPWRGNPKEYWVDQYAEFVHQYNISIAKQAQAAGFDEVQFDYIRFPTDGPVHRCMFSYKPDNGIYKYEAIAAFCSRAKEMLRIPVSVDVYGFTVWYEFGQWLGQDIEAMTSVVDVVCPMVYPSHYGRKFFGGIVDAHGYYAIVFESVRRATMNSQAIVRPYLQAFDMLSPRWGYVYIQKQIQACVDAGVEGYLWWNAGRDYGVIKMK
- a CDS encoding DEAD/DEAH box helicase; the encoded protein is MTKPLIVQSDNTLLLEVDNPLYEEVRDAILPFAELEKSPEHIHTYRITPLSLWNAASAGLCTKEILERIEKYSRYAVPSIVITTIKEQMDRYGLLTLVKKNDNLILQSDDAHIIREIVTHKQIQKFIDGQVSEYEIIVKPNSRGHIKQALIKIGFPVEDKAGYVDGDPCPFELRDITKSGTRFVIRDYQNDAIKSFYRSGSVEGGSGVVVLPCGAGKTIVGIGIMHLYQTKTLICVTNTVALRQWIDELLDKTTLTTDMIGEYSGDIKDIKPVTIATYNILTYRRKKEDEFKHFGLFTHNNWGLIIYDEVHLLPAPVFRMTAEIQSKRRLGLTATLVREDGLETDVFSLIGPKKFDMPWKMLEECNWIARAICTEVRIELPESLRYQYTVATDRQKFRIASENEKKMHYVEQLLKAHPADRVLIIGQYIDQLQKIQQKFGYPIITGSTPVKEREELYRQFKEGRITRLVVSKVANFSIDLPDANVAIQVSGTFGSRQEEAQRLGRILRPKPGDNTAYFYSLITAHTVEENFAHNRQLFLTEQGYTYIIMNESMFYEKFGA